GGGGAAGGGCCCCAGGTCACCCAGCCAGCCAGTGGCTTCTGCCCAGGGAGCCATGGCCTCAGCCAGGGAGGTGTGAGGGGATGAAGAGACCAGGACTTACGGGCCAGGTACTTGAAGGCAGGATGGGCACCAGTACCGGTGACTGCAATCTTGCTAAACATGGGGAATGAGACACTGTAGGTGCGGCGGGCAAAGCTCTCAATCTCCTTGTTGCTGTCAGGCTCCTGTTGGCCAAACTGGTTGCAGGGGAAGGCGAGCACGTTGAAGTGGTGGGGACCCAGGTCCCGCTGCAGCTGCTGCAGAGCTCGGTAGTGCTGGTCTGTGAAGCCGCACTCACTGGCCACATTCACCACCAGGGATACCTGtatgacagaaacaaaacaaaacaaagcacagaCAAGCCAGTGAAGAGGCATGAACCTGTACATGCCCTGACACGTCCACATATGTGACTCCTGCAACAGTTAATACTGCCTCACACATACAAGAACActgtgtacacatatgtaaatGTGTGTCCAGTgctctcacacatacacaaacacatgcacacagacaggCACATATGAAATCAAACATTCAGGGGCTTACagatatgtgcacacatacatgaaCATCTGTGAACATAATTATACaacatacataaataagtatGCATATGCGCCATGATACAAACATACGTTAGCAAACaccacacatgcccacacacgCAGCACATCCACAGACAGAGGCACACATACTGGCGAGCACATAATGAGAGCTGATAAGAGGGGGTAAAAAGGCAGACCTGGGCTCAATTTTTGGCTCAGTCAGCTAGCACTCGCCACTCTGCACTGTGGTTGCCTGTATATGTGTCAGTCTCCCTTCTAGAATGTGAACCTACTGAGGGCAGGAGCTATGTCCACTTCATCTCTGGGCCTGGCATATGAAAAAGTCTAAGTTTCAGCTGAATGAGTAAGtgtgcacacaaacacaaacgCCTGCATGGGAACATAGACAGACACAGGTTTTCTTGAGAAAAATCCCTTTTTGTCCCCACCACCTCCAGAGAACCAataccacttttttttgttttgttttgtttttgagacaaggtccctGGCtggagcaatggcatgatcataacaGGACATCCCCCCAACAGTttgcagtctcaaacttctgagctgaagtgatcctcctgcctcagcctctcaaataggtaggactacaggcacatgccatcacacctggctaattttttaatttttacttttggtagagacaggtctcaccatgttgtccaggctggactcaaaaactcttggcctcaggcaatcctagcaactaagcctcccaaagtgctaggattatagtcatgaaccaccatgcctggcctaccaCTTTCTTTTATCACTAGACTAATCCCTAAATTTATTAAAGACTTTAGGCAATAAATATAAACCTGGCTAATGGAACTTGATTATAATACTGTGATTAGAATTTTGGCTCAAATGCTATGTTTTTAGCTTCTAGGTATATATTATTAAAGGATTTTAAACCCTACCGTGTGGTAGGCAGTCTAGCCCTATCCTCCATAATTGACATTTgggtcagataattctttgttgttagGGAGATGTCCTGTTTATTCATTGTCAGAtgtttggcagcatccctggcctctatccactagatgcaataaaaaatgtcttgacaataaaaaatgtctccaggcattgccaaTTGTACCCTAAAGGGAGTAATCACccctagttgagaaccactgggctagATGATTGAACTACTGAGCTGTACCTCCTGTACCCTATCTCCACCAGGTGAGAAAGGACCCATGCCTGGGGCCACTGGCTATTAGAACAACCTCCTCAGTTTGAGGTCAGCATACACCATAATCTGCCTGGAATGGTGAAAACTGGGATTCTTAACTCCCTTCCTCAGCTAgggttcttcctttttttccccctgatgGATCCCTGGGCAATGAGAAcgttaaagcttttttttttttttttctttaagatggagtcttgctctgtcacccaggctggaatgcagtggcgtgatcttggctcactgcaacttctacctcctggattcaagcctcagcctcccgagtagctgggattacaggcgtacgccaccatgcctggctaatttttgtattttttttttttttaattacagacggggtttcaccagttggctagcctcgaactcctgaccttgtgatctgcctgccccagtctcctaaagtgctgggattacaggcatgagccactgcatccggccaaagCTTGCTTATTTTTTAACTCACACCTTGCATGTCTACTCACTCTTTTGGAAGGGGGAAATCTGGCTTCTAGTTCCATCCCTGAAACCAAAAAGCTTGGTCCTTAGAAACCaaaacacagacagacacaccCAAGTGCACAATTaatttacatatgtacatatacaagCAGAGACACAGACTCAGATTTGTACACAGAAGTAAACAaaccataaacacacacacacacacacacacacacacacactctctacACTCAGGCCTACCAGTACATACATAACCGCACACATTCTCAAGTGGTCAGCCATTCATCCATGCTGGTCTAAATGACTATAGTCCCAATTAGCCTGAGGGCATcaaccatttcaatcttgctcaAGGCTATGTCACCAGAGCTGGACCCAGTGTCAGACATGTAGTTGGAGCCAGTAAATGTTTGTAGGTGAAGGAATGAGCATATTGCCCAAGCAGCAGGCCTAGCTTGGGTTAACTCGGCACCAATTACAGCTTTTCTGGATTACTGGTTTACTGCTGAACTTGGCAACTAAGAGCATAGACTCTGGAGCTggactgtctgggttcaaattctaatTCTCttattagttgtgtgaccttCTTCTATTTTGGTCTTAGCACTTACTAGGAATTACCCTGTGCATTTCTCAGTTCCTTGTTTattgtctctttcttctcctcatcCCATGTAAGCTCCATTTAGCGGAAATGTATCTGTTTTATTCACCACTGTATCCCCGGGGGCTGACCTAGTGTCTAGTTAGTatacagtaggtgttcaataatgAACAACGAATGAATAAGTAGCAGAGCTGGTCAGACGCTAAACCTGGGGCTCTCTGGTGAGCTGCCCTAGAGAGAACAGGAGGCCTGAATTGGAATGGGCCCTGTTCTTGGTTCTTTGTCCAGAGTTCTAAATGAAGTTGCTGCTGGGATCCACCAAACACAGGTGCAGAGCACTCCAGAGTTTACTAAGTGCATCCACATCCACGCCATCATCTCATTTGAAACTCACGACACTCTGGGGGACAGTCAGGACAGGGATTACTGCCCCCAAGACTCCCAGCATAATCGAAAATTTCAAGGCTTATAGAGTACTGGTCTTCACTAAAGATGGTGTTGCTCCCAGGAGAAAAATGTTGACATCCATTTTTGTGTGGTTCATCCAAAACCGGACGCTGGCCCACCTGTTCATTAGATTTCAACTCCCCAGCCATTTCACACACGAGTCCTCAGGTCCATCCTGAAGAGGTCCACTCTGGGAGTTCTTCATTGCACATGTGACATCCAGGCCTCTCAATGTAGTGTTCAAGGTCCCGCCTGGTCCCTTGCCAATCCTTTCAGCCTCATCTTCCACCACTCCTAGCCTCCAGCTTTAGACTCTTTGAAGCACAACAGCTGGAACTCCTGGCCCCACCACTCCCCACCCTTCTTCCCCTCTTGGTAAAATCCACTCGTGTTCAAAGACTCAACCCAGATACCCTTCCTCTCCGAAGTCTTCTCTGAGCTTATGTTCCCTCTTGGTAAGGAGGGGCAATTAGCCTggatgactctttttttttgttttttttttttgggacggagtctcgctctgtcgccggggctggagtgcagtggccggatctcagctcactgcaagctccgcctcccgggttcacgccattcccctgcctcagcctcccgaatagctgggactacaggcgcccgccacgtcgcccggctagttttttgtattttttagtagagacggggtttcacagtgttagccaggatggtctcgatcgcctgacctcgtgatccgcccgtctcggcctcccaaagtgctgggattacaggcttgagccaccgcgcccggccttgcctGGACTACTCTTAACTGTGCCCTTGAGCTGCCATCTAAGGACTTGGCCTAGAGAGGACCCCGGATGTGGCTGTGGGGTTCTCTTCCAGATCCCGTCTTTCTAGTGTAGTGTGACCTTGTGCGAATGCCTGCCCTCTCTGGGTCTTTGTGCCCTCTCCCAAGGATGATCCATGTGAGGTCTCCGTGCATCTGAAATAACACCCTCTGCCCTGCACATTCATCTCCACAGTGTTTTTCAGTGGACTCCGAATCAGCCACTCCCCGTTTCAGATGCGgaaagtggggaggggagagggaaaggcCGCACGATGCTACGTTTACTTTTTCCACCCGTGAATGGCAAAGGCTGGGCAGTGGTGCCCGGCCTCTCGGCGAAGGTCTGGACCCCGCTGCCCAAAGCTGCCGGTAGCAAAGTGGGCGCCGACTGCGAGCGCTTCGGGTTCCTCGGCGCCAGGGCCGTGCCACGTAGCCGCGGGCCgggtcaggccgggcgcgggaTGGGGGCGCCGCGCCGGGGGTCACTGCCGAGTGGGGCGGGGGCCGGGGTTTGGCGGTCGCGCGGCTGGGGCACCCTCGGAGCCACACCGCGCGGGGGCCCGGGCTGCGGGGCGCCCCCAGTAGGCCCCGCCAGGGCGAGGCCGGGCCCCGCGGCGCCGCCAGACCCTGCGCACTCACCGAGCCGCGGTACTTCTCCAGCGACACCAGTTTGCCCCGGATGTTGACCGCCTTGAACTCGTAGAAGTCCTGCTCCCGCTGCGCGCAGGCCGCAGCCCACAGGAGCAGccacgccgccgccgccgccgccgccgccaccaccaTGGCTTGTTCCCGAGGTGGCGGCGTCGTGAGGGCAAAGACAGGGCGGGGGGATCCGGCGCGGGGGGCGGGAGGAGACGGCTCTGGCGCCGCTCGACCCGCAAGGCAGGACGCGCCCTGTTCTGGTTCTCCTCCTCAGGCGGTGGATGTCTggctctggacctcagtttctccGTCTGTCCTGAGGCAGCTCCCCTCTGCCCCGGACCCCAGAGCCAGGGTTTCAGGATTCTGTCCCCTTAGACCGGAGTTCTAGGCTCCCTCTTGTCCCTGGATGCAGCGACTTGGCAGGGAAAGGGAGGCAAAAATCTGAGAGTTCAGCTTCTCATTCGTGCAGCAGCCTTAGGCTGGCCTGGTCACACACCAACTccaacctcagtttctccacgTGTTAAGTGGAGCTAACCCCCCTTCTTGATCCACCTAGTCAGTATAGGATGGAAGTAATAGAAGAACGGATGCGAAACACTTTAACAGTTGAATGGTGCCTGCAAACTTCAGGTGAATGAATGCATGTTCCCTGAAAGTGATGgctgggagaaggagaagagaggacCGAGGGCCTGTTGCAGGTTAGGTTTCTGGAAGCAGATTCTGAGGTGGAGATTGGAGTGCAGGATGTTTATGAGGGAGCACCCTTGGGATCAACGCGTGGGAAGGATGGGAGGGAATGGGAGTGGCAGAGGGGGAAAGTAGTGAGCTCCATGCAGGCCCCAAGACAGTCTTAGCTGACTCGACAGGGACTCTGGAGCTAGAGTAGCCCATCAGATGAGCTAAGATGGCCAGGTCACCCTGCCTTTATCAGTCCTTGGATGTGGGGCCACCTGGCAAGGGGTGCAACAAGGGCCAAGATGGCCCTGTCTGTAGAGAAGCTGACATTAAAGGCTTTGTGCTAACAGCTGGTTAGGCAGCTGGTGTCTGTCCTAAGTCCTCAGTGATGGGGGAGCTAGTCAGCACATCACAATGTCTCCCCTGCTCAGAAAACCCCTGCTGAGCCCAAGAAATGTCAAGCATGGGGCTGGATCTTGTACTTACAGGCTGTGAGTTTCCAGAAACTCACAGGCTGGTGTGAGAGAAACCAGGTAAACTGCAGATTTCATGTAATGTGGTAAGGGCTAAGCACTCCTGTGGTCATTCAACAAAAACTTCCTGAGCACATTTTCTATGCCAAATTTTGCTTTAGGTGCCTCTTAGGCAGTGATGAACAGGAGGGGCATGATCTCTATCCAGGGAGACACaggaattaaataatttataaatagctCTAAAATTACTATTGTGAGTACCACCTAAACTAGCTTGGAGGGCCAAGGAGGGCTTTCCAGAAAAAGAGAGATTTGAGCTGAGCTCTGAAGAATGAGTAGAAATTGGCCAGGATGAAGCAAGGTACAAGTGCAAAGGTCCTGCGGGGAAAGGAACATGGTGCATTGAGTAACAGAGAAGGCTCCTTTGATTGGAACAGAGAGGACAAAAGATGAGGGGGGAAGGTGGAGAGGCAGGCATGAGTGAGATCACACAGAGCCTAGTAGGCCACAGTAAGGGCTATGGTCTATAAACCAAGAAATGAAGGTTCTTTTCAGCAGGGACGTGTCACTGTGAGTCTTATGTCATAGAAAGATCTCTTTCGacagggcccagtggctcacacctgtaatcccaatgctttgggaagccaaggctggaggattgcttgaggccaggcattcgcgaccagcctgggcaacatagcaagaactgtctctttaaaaaatttaaaaattaggccgggtgcggtggctcacgcctgtaatcccagcactttgggaggcctaggcaggcagatcaccaggtcataagatcgagaccatcctggctaacgcagtgaaaccccatccctactgaaaataaaaaaaattagccaggtgtggtggcacatgcctgtagtcccagctacttgggaggctgaggcaggagaatcgcttgaacctgggaggcagaggttgcagtgagcagacatagcgccactgcactccatcctgggtgacagagcaagactctgtttaaaaaaaaaaaaaaaattaacagttagCCTCGTgcagtagcatgtgcctgtggttctagctattcaggaggctgaggcaggaggattgcttgagcccaggagttcaaggttcagtgagctatgatcataccactgcactccaacctgggtgacacagacactatctcaaaaaaacaaaaacaaaaacaaaaaatccttctGGCTGTTCTGTGGAGTGGATAGGAAAGGGCAAGAGTAGATGTGGTCCAGATGTTGGAGTCGACGTAGCTCCAGGGCTACCTCTTAGAGGCCCAGAGGCAGTTGCTACCTAGCCTGAGCAGCCAGGCAAGGCCTTCTGGAGGTGTGAGGTGACACTGGAGTTATATCTTGAAAGAGGAATGGGAATTCTGTAGGAGGGTCAGGGCAACAATGTCAGACTGAAAGAGCAGTATCTATGATGGCACGGAGTCTGAGAGAAGTGCTTTGCTGTTTGAGGTGAGAAGGGGTGTGGGGCAGATGCAATTGGAAGGGTCATCAGGATAGAGAAGGGCCTTGAGTGCCAAGTCACTCTCTAGAGTGTGGCAAGCAAAGGTTTTGAAGCTGGCCACAAGATCATATAGTTActaggacttgaacccaggcctTCAGATGTAGACCATGGGATTTTTCTGCACCACCAAGGTGGCCTCACTCTTCAGGAGAAGGCAACATTATCAGGAGAGGTGGAGAGCAGGGGAAAGGGCGCTTCAGGCAAGGGCCAAGCATAGATAAGGTGCCCCTGCCCATCCTGCTCCTTCTTCC
The genomic region above belongs to Piliocolobus tephrosceles isolate RC106 chromosome 1, ASM277652v3, whole genome shotgun sequence and contains:
- the GPX7 gene encoding glutathione peroxidase 7 codes for the protein MVVAAAAAAAAWLLLWAAACAQREQDFYEFKAVNIRGKLVSLEKYRGSVSLVVNVASECGFTDQHYRALQQLQRDLGPHHFNVLAFPCNQFGQQEPDSNKEIESFARRTYSVSFPMFSKIAVTGTGAHPAFKYLAQTSGKEPTWNFWKYLVAPDGKVVGAWDPTVSVEEVRPQITALVRKLILRKREDL